In the Tenrec ecaudatus isolate mTenEca1 chromosome 16, mTenEca1.hap1, whole genome shotgun sequence genome, one interval contains:
- the HPD gene encoding 4-hydroxyphenylpyruvate dioxygenase, translating to MGFEPLAYKGLETGSREVVSHVIKHGKIVFALVSALNPWNKEMGDHLVKHGDSVKDIAFEVEDCDYIVQKARERGAKIVREPWVEQDKFGKVKFAILQTYGDTTHTLVEKINYTGRFLPGFEAPILMDPLLAKLPTCHLEVIDHIVGNQPDQEMASASDWYLKNLQFHRFWSVDDTQVHTEYSSLRSIVVANYEESIKMPINEPAPGKKKSQIQEYVDYNGGAGVQHIALKTQDIITTIRHLKERGMEFLAVPPTYYKQLRENLKSAKIRVKESIDVLEELKILVDYDEKGYLLQIFTKPVQDRPTLFLEVIQRHNHQGFGAGNFNALFKAFEEEQKLRGNLTDLDANGVMASM from the exons ATGGGCTTTGAACCACTCGCCTACAAGGGGCTGGAGACTGGCTCCCGAGAGGTGGTCAGTCATGTGATCAAGCATGGGAAG ATTGTGTTTGCCCTGGTCTCGGCCCTCAACCCCTGGAATAAAG AGATGGGCGACCACTTGGTGAAACATGGGGACAGCGTGAAGGACATCGCCTTCGAGGTGGAAGACTGTGACTACATCGTTCAG AAAGCCCGGGAGCGGGGCGCCAAGATCGTGCGGGAGCCCTGGGTGGAGCAGGACAAGTTTGGGAAGGTGAAGTTTGCCATTCTGCAGACG TATGGAGACACCACACACACCCTGGTGGAGAAGATAAACTACACTGGCCGCTTCCTGCCCGGATTCGAAGCCCCCATCCTCATGGACCCCCTACTTGCCAAACT GCCTACCTGCCATCTCGAGGTTATCGACCACATTGTGGGAAACCAACCTGACCAAGAGATGGCTTCTGCTTCTGACTG GTACCTCAAGAACCTCCAGTTCCACCGCTTCTGGTCCGTGGATGACACGCAGGTACACACGGAATACAGCTCTCTGCGCTCCATCGTGGTGGCCAACTACGAGGAGTCCATCAAGATGCCCATCAACGAGCCGGCGCCAGGCAAGAAGAAATCCCAGATCCAG GAATACGTGGACTACAACGGGGGTGCCGGGGTTCAGCACATCGCCCTCAAGACCCAAGACATCATTACAACA ATCCGGCACTTGAAAGAAAGAGGCATGGAGTTCCTGGCTGTCCCACCCACGTACTACAAGCAACTGCGGGAGAATCTGAAATCGGCAAAGATCCGGGTGAAGGAAAGCATTGACGTCCTGGAG GAGCTGAAAATCCTGGTGGATTACGACGAGAAGGGCTACCTGCTGCAGATCTTCACCAAGCCCGTACAGGACCGGCCCACGCTCTTCTTGGAAGTCATCCAGCGCCACAACCACCAG GGCTTCGGGGCCGGCAACTTCAACGCCCTGTTCAAGGCCTTCGAGGAGGAACAGAAATTGCGCGGAAACCTTACCGACCTGGACGCCAACGGGGTCATGGCCAGCATGTAG